One Halanaerobium hydrogeniformans genomic window, TGTAGATCGCCTCTTCCCCCTGTAAGGTAGAAGAAACTAAAAAGAAAATCAAAAGCAAGAAAACTATATCTATCATAGGAGCTAAACCCAAAGACCCATCTCGATTTTTAGGCTTATATTTCACTTTAATCAATCTCCTTTTTATAACCATTATAAAGCAGGTTTTTGGTTTCTAAGCGCAAATTATCCATTTGATTAACAAGTTTATCAATTTTAGAATAAAAATAGTGATAAAATGCTAAAGCTGGTAAAGAAATAACCAGACCTGCCGCAGTTGTAAATAATGCTTCTGAAATACCAACTGCCATCTGTTCAGGACTTCCACCAATACCAAGTACCTGAAAGGTGTTAATCATTCCACTTACAGTACCTAATAAACCTAAAGTAGGTGATGCCTGAGCTAAAAAGTTTAATAAACCAAGACCTCTTTCTAATTCTGGTAATTTATCTACTTCTTCTGCATCCATAAAAAGCTGAAACTGCTCTTTGTTGACCGGTTTTTTAGAAAGAACTGCATTATATATTTGAGCGGTAATACCTTTGTTTTTGACAATTAAATTATCTTCATCAGCCTGATCATTATAGAATTCTTTAATATCTCTTAAATATTTGGTTTTTTTAATGCTTCTGTATTTAAGAAAATATATTATAGATCTCTCAAATACCATAAAAATAACTAAAAATGCAGATAGTAATAAGGGATATGCTATAATACCTGCTTTATTTATAAACTCTCCAATCATTATGATTCCTCCATTTAATCGAGTTCGAATCGAATTGGTAGTGTGATTCTTACACTTACAAATTGATCATCCAATTTTGCAGCTTCAAATTCCCATTCTTTAACTGCACTCAAAGCAGCCTGATCAAAAGCATCATAACCAGAACTGTCATGTATTTCAAACTCACTTGTCTTACCATCCTGGTCTATTTTAAGACTTAAGATAACCCTGCCTTCAATATTTCTTCTTCTCATTTGAGGGGGATATTCAGGTGCTCTATGATTTCTTATTGATGGTCTATCTATTCCAGAATGACCATTTTCACGTAGATCATATATTTCATCTTCTCCACTGTCTGTATCATCAGAGCCACCATTCTCAATTTGTTCTTCTGCAGGCTGAGAACTTTCAACTTCTTCACTTTCTCTGTTAACAATTTCGTCTACAACCTCATTTTCCTCATCATCAGCATCATCATTATTATTTCTTAATTCAGCCAGATAGCTGTCTAAATCAAATGAATCATCTTCACTTTCTTCTGGCTCTTCTACTTCATTTTGATTTAAAACCCATTCTGGAAGCTGTTCTTCTTCACTTTCATTTAATTCTTCTTCTACCTCAACCTCTGCTTCTTCTACAACTTCTACCTCTTCAAGCTCTTCAGGCTCTTCTTCTATTTCTTCTTCGATTTCAACTACTTCCTCAACTTCTGGCTTTTCTTCAACTTCCTCAATTTCTTCTTCGGGTTCTTCTTCGATTTCAGGTCTTTCTTCCACTTCTTCAGGCTCTTCAGCTAATTCTTCTTCAGTTTCTTCATATTGAGTCTCTGTTTCTCTATCTGGCTCAGGTTCAACTTCTTCACTTACTTCTGCCTCAGAAGTACTATCTTCCTGAGCAATCTCTTCCTCTAAAGCAGAATCACTATCCTCTGCTGCCTCAGAACCACCTTCTTCTTCAAATAGCTCTGCTGCATCAGATAATAATAATTCTATTTCTACCTCTTCCCTCTCAACTACCTGAATATCATTGGCTAGAAGCCTGAATGGGCAGGCTTCTAGCAGAAAGAGCATGGATAATGATAATATGAAACTTAATACAAAAACAAACTTATCTTCTTTTTTCATCTTATCATCACCCTTTCAAATTTATTTAGAATGAAGTTCCTAAACTTAACATAAAGTTACGACCAGGCATATCTAAAGGACTGACTACTTGATAATCCCTATCCAATAAGTTATTTATTGAGAATGTCATATTAAAATCTCTTTCTCTTATTTCTAATGGTCTGCTAAATCTAGAATCTAAGACAAAATAGCTTGGCATATCTAATCGACCAGCAACCAATCTACCATCTAAGGAAATTCTATTAACTTGATCATTATAATTTAGGCTAAGTTTTGCATTATGATATGGTTGATTAGCTAAACGATTATCATTTTGATCTCTAGCATCTAAATAAGTATAGTTTAATTTTGTGTTAATATTTTCTGCTAATTTTCTATCAAGTCCTAATTCTATTCCCTTAAATTCAGAAGTACCTTCTATATTTATTCTGGTATTAATTCCATTATCTTCAAAACTAGTGATTAAATTATCAACTTTTCTTTGAAACAAACTTAATTGACCTGAAGTATTTTGAAAGTTAAATCTTAAACCTATCTCATAATTATCACTAGTTTCTGCCTTTAAATCAGGATTACCCTCAAAGCCAGGAAAAAACCAATCAGGATTAGGAGGATAAGTACCATATAAATCATCAAAAGTAGGAGCTCTAAAAGCCTGAGCTGCAGAAGCAACCAGACTGTAATTATCACTCAACTTATAATTTGCTCCAATCTGCGGGCTTAATTCAGAACCATATTCTTCATGATCATCATAGCGAGCCCCAATTTTTAAGTTAAGCTGATCATTAATTCCCCAGTCATCTTGAATATATAAAGCTTTATTGGTATTTTTTTGTTGACCTCCAATGATATCTGTACTCTCAACATCATCTTCCTTTATCTCAAAGCCATAATTTAAAATGTGATTATCAAAATAATTAGTATTATTTATATTTAAACCAGTTTGGTATCTTTCATGTTTGGAACCGTCACTAGGATATAATCTTTCCTGATAATTTCTAAAAACACTAACAGATGTATCTCTATTTTCTTTTTGAGTATTCCATTTCAAATTAAGATTTTGAAAATGATCATCTTGAACACTGCCACCAATTATTTTATCAGAAGTATTATCCTCAAATGTAAAAGTTAAATCAGAATGATTACTGAGCTGATAATTTAATCTGGCGAATACAGTTTCCTGTTCTAATTTTTCTCCATCTTCAAGACCATCAGAATCTCTATTTAAATATGATAAATATACTCCCAAATCATCAAATCTCTGTGAATGTGAAAGTTCATAAGTAAAATTATTATAAGAACCATAGTTCAAAGAAACTCTAGTTTGTGGTTCAACTTCTATATCTTTAGTAATAATATTAACTACTCCACCCATGGCATTTGCACCATAAATTACTGAAGCAGGCCCTTTGATAACCTCTATTCTTTCAATATTATTGGTAGGTATTAAACCTAAATCAAAACCACCATTTTGGGGTTCATTGATCGGCTGACCATCTAATAAAATTAAAACTTGACTTGCACTGGCTCCTCTAATATTTACCTGTTTAGCTCCTGCTGGACCACCAAAATCAGTTATAGAAACTCCTGTATATGTATTTAATAGATCAGCTACATTTTGAGAATTGCTCTGTGCTATATCCTCCTGGCTGATAACTTCAATACTTACTGGAGTATCCATAATTGCCTCTTCATATCTACTTGCTGTGACTACTACTTCATCTAGATCAATGACATCTTCTTGCGCACCAACTGGTATAACAAAAATTAATAATGCTGCAAGCAAAACTAAAACTGCCCTTTTTAACATTTACTATTCCTCCTTGTTTTTTTGTTATGCTTACAGCCACCTAAGACAAAAAAAAGCTATTTCCAAAGCAAAAGACACCCAGGTACATTGAGGGTGTCTTCGTGCGAAAAATACATAGCCCACAACCAATCCTGTCTCGAAGATGGCTGTTTTCCCTTTAGGCAGGTCTCCTGACTTTATAGCTTTAGTGATTTACCTTCCCCAAACCCATTTCTGAGTGGTATTAAATCACCATACTAGTTAACAGTGGCGGACCCGTTCAGGAATTTCACCTGATTCCCTATTATCTTCTGAATGAAGCACCTAAAAAGAGAACATTATTTGATTGTATTAAACTCTATTTATTATCTTCTTTATTTAAGGCTAAAATCCTCTAAAAAAATCTATTGTATATTTGTTTTTTTGTGTGAATTTTTTGTTATTTTCAATTTATCAATTTTATTTTACAGCAATTTTGAATATTTTTTGCTTATATTTTAATTATTTTGCAATAAAAAGAAGGTATTACTATATATTTACATAATTATATAATATATCTATTAGGAGGTGTTTTAATGGCTTTACATAATCAGATCGGAGAACTTGGTGAAGATATTGCAGCAAAGCATTTAAAAAACAAAGGTTATTTGATTATAGAGAGAAATTACAGGAATAATTTTGGCGAAATTGATATTATTGCTCAAAAAGATGATTACACTATTTTCATAGAAGTCAAAAGCAGAACCTCAGAAGATTACCTCTATTTGGCGGAAAATCTTTATTATACTCAAATTGAACATTTAAAAAATACTGCTTCATACTATTTTTTAGAGAATGACAAAGAAATTGATAACATTCGCTTTGATTTAATTGCCATTAAAATTAATAAAATAGATAAAACTGCTGATGAGCTCAAACATTTTAAAAATATCATTGATTGATTATCTGGAGGTATAAAAATGTATTCTTTTGTCCATTCTGCTGTTATAAGTGGTGTTAAGGCAGAAATAGTGAGAGTAGAAATTGATATCTCTCGTGGTCTGCCGGGTTTCCATATTGTCGGTTTAGCAGGAAAGACTGTTAAAGAATCAGCTAAAAGGGTCCGTTCAGCTATTATAAATTCAGGTTTTGAATGGCCGATCAAAAAGATAACGGTTAATCTTGCTCCAGGTAATATTCAAAAATATGGATCCCACTTTGATCTTGCTATTGCTGCTGTACTTTTAGAATGTTCTGGTCAGATAAAGATAAAAAATAGGGAAAAGAAAATCTTTGCTGGAGAATTAAATCTAAATGGAGATTTAAATAAGGTTAAAGGTGTGCTGGCGATGTTGATCGAAGCAGAAAAAAATAATATTAAAGAGGCAGTTTTAGCTGCTGAAAATCAAAAAGAAACTGAATTAATAGAGAATATAGACAGCTATTTTCTTTATAATTTAAGTCAATTAACTGATTTGATCAAAGTTAAAAATAATAATTTTTTTACGCGGGATATTGAAGAAAAAAATAGAGTTAATAGAAAGGATAATTATTTTGAGCTTAATTTTATCAGGGGCCAGCACAATGCAAAAAGAGCTCTAATTACTGCAGCTGCAGGAGGGCATAATCTACTTTTTGTAGGTCCACCAGGTTGTGGTAAAACCATTCTGGCAGCTTCGATTGTGAAACTTTTAAGACCTCTTTCCAGTCAAGAACTTTTAGAAACTGCTTCGATTTACAGTGTCAGCGATAATTTAGAAAAATTAAATTTTAAAAAAAGATACAGACCATTTGTTGCTCCACATCATTCAATTACCTCAGCCGCTTTGATCGGTGGTGGTAGAATACCTGTACCAGGTGAGATTTCACTGGCACACAATGGAGTTCTTTTCTTGGATGAACTACCTGAATTTAAAGCTGCAGTTTTAGCCAATTTACGTGAACCTTTAGAAAGAAAAAAGATCAAAATAGCCAGAAACAATGGCAGCTATATTTTCCCGGCAAATTTTCAGTTGATTGCAGCTATGAACCCCTGCCCCTGTGGTTATGCAGGAGTGAAAAACAAAAGCTGTAGCTGTTCAGAAAGAGATATAATTAAATATCAACAAAAATTATCAGGACCTCTTTTAGATAGAATTGAT contains:
- a CDS encoding TonB-dependent receptor plug domain-containing protein; this translates as MLKRAVLVLLAALLIFVIPVGAQEDVIDLDEVVVTASRYEEAIMDTPVSIEVISQEDIAQSNSQNVADLLNTYTGVSITDFGGPAGAKQVNIRGASASQVLILLDGQPINEPQNGGFDLGLIPTNNIERIEVIKGPASVIYGANAMGGVVNIITKDIEVEPQTRVSLNYGSYNNFTYELSHSQRFDDLGVYLSYLNRDSDGLEDGEKLEQETVFARLNYQLSNHSDLTFTFEDNTSDKIIGGSVQDDHFQNLNLKWNTQKENRDTSVSVFRNYQERLYPSDGSKHERYQTGLNINNTNYFDNHILNYGFEIKEDDVESTDIIGGQQKNTNKALYIQDDWGINDQLNLKIGARYDDHEEYGSELSPQIGANYKLSDNYSLVASAAQAFRAPTFDDLYGTYPPNPDWFFPGFEGNPDLKAETSDNYEIGLRFNFQNTSGQLSLFQRKVDNLITSFEDNGINTRINIEGTSEFKGIELGLDRKLAENINTKLNYTYLDARDQNDNRLANQPYHNAKLSLNYNDQVNRISLDGRLVAGRLDMPSYFVLDSRFSRPLEIRERDFNMTFSINNLLDRDYQVVSPLDMPGRNFMLSLGTSF
- a CDS encoding MotA/TolQ/ExbB proton channel family protein translates to MIGEFINKAGIIAYPLLLSAFLVIFMVFERSIIYFLKYRSIKKTKYLRDIKEFYNDQADEDNLIVKNKGITAQIYNAVLSKKPVNKEQFQLFMDAEEVDKLPELERGLGLLNFLAQASPTLGLLGTVSGMINTFQVLGIGGSPEQMAVGISEALFTTAAGLVISLPALAFYHYFYSKIDKLVNQMDNLRLETKNLLYNGYKKEID
- a CDS encoding YraN family protein, with the protein product MALHNQIGELGEDIAAKHLKNKGYLIIERNYRNNFGEIDIIAQKDDYTIFIEVKSRTSEDYLYLAENLYYTQIEHLKNTASYYFLENDKEIDNIRFDLIAIKINKIDKTADELKHFKNIID
- a CDS encoding energy transducer TonB; protein product: MKKEDKFVFVLSFILSLSMLFLLEACPFRLLANDIQVVEREEVEIELLLSDAAELFEEEGGSEAAEDSDSALEEEIAQEDSTSEAEVSEEVEPEPDRETETQYEETEEELAEEPEEVEERPEIEEEPEEEIEEVEEKPEVEEVVEIEEEIEEEPEELEEVEVVEEAEVEVEEELNESEEEQLPEWVLNQNEVEEPEESEDDSFDLDSYLAELRNNNDDADDEENEVVDEIVNRESEEVESSQPAEEQIENGGSDDTDSGEDEIYDLRENGHSGIDRPSIRNHRAPEYPPQMRRRNIEGRVILSLKIDQDGKTSEFEIHDSSGYDAFDQAALSAVKEWEFEAAKLDDQFVSVRITLPIRFELD
- a CDS encoding YifB family Mg chelatase-like AAA ATPase, with protein sequence MYSFVHSAVISGVKAEIVRVEIDISRGLPGFHIVGLAGKTVKESAKRVRSAIINSGFEWPIKKITVNLAPGNIQKYGSHFDLAIAAVLLECSGQIKIKNREKKIFAGELNLNGDLNKVKGVLAMLIEAEKNNIKEAVLAAENQKETELIENIDSYFLYNLSQLTDLIKVKNNNFFTRDIEEKNRVNRKDNYFELNFIRGQHNAKRALITAAAGGHNLLFVGPPGCGKTILAASIVKLLRPLSSQELLETASIYSVSDNLEKLNFKKRYRPFVAPHHSITSAALIGGGRIPVPGEISLAHNGVLFLDELPEFKAAVLANLREPLERKKIKIARNNGSYIFPANFQLIAAMNPCPCGYAGVKNKSCSCSERDIIKYQQKLSGPLLDRIDLQIEVPPLESEEILLKSSQTKLINYQEKIKNARIMQAQRYKNSRLKNNSELELKDIEKYCSLKRSAQKILKDAVKKINLSMRGYIRLMRVSRTIADLKSHHNIKKEDLIEAIDFRWLAENSKMLY